One Ignavibacterium album JCM 16511 genomic region harbors:
- a CDS encoding tetratricopeptide repeat-containing sensor histidine kinase: MIDSINSISYQDIVSNLQKYHIIFNDNLRKARESGYQKGIAKSLSNLALVHYLKGDYDESIKYHLEAIELFQKLQMFFELSEEYAEMGYQLKRQNLNRALEFMQKAISIAEENNLPSFRISKIYDNYGVLKEMKQQYDSAFYFYHKALKIKEELKDSIGIPYSLNKIAVLYANLGQFDKAYYYLNKSDLIRAKEQGEFGRIENLSLHADFLSYQNKINGAIKKFEEVFNAAKKINYTYLVLYSLKNLSELYKKKGDYQNALSSYQSYSSLKDSIDNVDIKTRIAQLEIAYETEQKNKLLAESQYQLRSKEQQLFFAIVTVILLLMIFIGVYKFLQLKKKRDIAEVEYKSKLRAAMLEKKISDEKLKLSRELHDNIGSQLTFIISSLENIIYKIPEANFSKALNPIKEFSRSALDDLRNTIWAIKHQEGNLEELSLKVNEFVSRINNSIGAVVIENEFEINKNYSLNSTQMLNLFRIIQEAIQNAVKHSDADKIKINFISNDYGFKVIIKDNGNGFDVVNSSKGSGLCNMQHRCEESGGKFSITSSSAGTEIVCDYQNV, translated from the coding sequence GTGATTGATTCGATTAATTCAATTAGTTATCAGGATATTGTTTCGAATCTTCAAAAGTATCATATCATATTTAATGATAATCTTCGTAAAGCACGCGAATCAGGATATCAAAAAGGGATAGCAAAATCATTAAGTAATCTCGCATTGGTTCATTATCTGAAAGGTGATTATGATGAATCAATTAAGTATCATTTAGAAGCGATAGAACTTTTTCAGAAATTGCAAATGTTTTTTGAGTTAAGCGAAGAATATGCAGAAATGGGTTATCAGTTGAAACGTCAGAATCTGAACAGAGCTTTAGAGTTTATGCAAAAAGCCATATCAATAGCAGAAGAAAATAATTTGCCTTCATTCAGAATCAGTAAGATTTATGACAATTATGGTGTGCTTAAAGAAATGAAGCAACAATATGACAGCGCGTTTTACTTTTATCATAAGGCATTGAAGATAAAAGAAGAATTAAAAGATTCTATAGGCATCCCATATAGTTTGAATAAGATTGCAGTACTTTATGCAAATCTTGGACAATTTGATAAAGCATATTATTACTTGAATAAATCTGATCTGATAAGAGCAAAAGAACAAGGTGAATTTGGCCGGATAGAAAATCTATCACTTCATGCAGACTTTCTTTCTTATCAAAATAAAATTAATGGAGCGATTAAAAAATTTGAAGAAGTCTTTAATGCTGCTAAAAAGATTAATTATACTTATTTGGTTCTGTACAGTCTTAAGAATTTATCTGAACTTTATAAGAAAAAAGGTGATTATCAGAATGCTCTTTCAAGTTATCAAAGTTATTCTTCATTAAAAGACAGCATTGATAATGTTGATATTAAAACCCGGATCGCTCAGCTTGAAATCGCTTATGAAACAGAACAAAAAAATAAGTTACTTGCCGAAAGTCAGTATCAACTAAGAAGTAAAGAACAGCAACTGTTTTTCGCGATAGTTACAGTGATATTATTGTTAATGATTTTCATTGGTGTTTATAAATTTTTGCAATTGAAGAAGAAAAGAGATATAGCTGAAGTAGAATATAAATCTAAACTGAGAGCAGCAATGCTTGAGAAAAAAATCTCTGATGAGAAATTAAAATTATCAAGAGAACTTCATGATAACATCGGATCTCAGCTTACATTCATAATCAGTTCATTGGAAAATATCATTTACAAAATTCCTGAAGCTAATTTCTCTAAAGCACTTAATCCAATAAAAGAATTCAGTAGAAGTGCTCTTGATGATTTACGAAATACAATTTGGGCAATAAAACATCAGGAAGGTAACCTTGAAGAACTTAGCCTAAAGGTAAATGAATTTGTTTCCAGAATCAATAACTCAATTGGTGCGGTGGTAATTGAGAATGAGTTTGAGATCAATAAAAATTATTCACTCAATTCCACTCAAATGCTTAATCTGTTCAGAATAATTCAGGAAGCCATACAAAATGCAGTTAAGCATTCAGATGCAGATAAAATTAAAATAAATTTCATATCCAATGATTATGGATTCAAAGTAATTATTAAAGATAATGGTAATGGTTTTGATGTCGTTAATTCTTCAAAGGGAAGTGGTCTTTGTAATATGCAGCACAGATGTGAAGAATCGGGCGGAAAATTTTCAATTACAAGTTCATCAGCGGGAACTGAAATAGTTTGTGACTATCAGAATGTCTGA